The genomic window TGCAGCTTAGCGATGCCTTTCCGAGCCGGTATTCGATGGAAGGACACCATGGGTCGAAGTGACAACGACACCTAATATGTGCTTGGCCCGGGATGCGGCCGCTCGATGTCGCGAAAAGTGGGAAAGGCGTCCGGTTCCGCCGTGCTGGAGGACCGCTGATCATGGGATTATCCCGCTGTGGAGGGATCAGTGACGTATGTGCTCGTTCCAGGCGCCTGGCATGCAGGTTGGAGTTGGCGACCGGTCGCCGAACGGCTTCGCGGGGCGGGCTATCGGGCCATCACCTTGACGCTGCCCGGGATGGGCGACGGCGAAGATCCGTCAGGTTTCAAGCTGCAGGACGCGGTGGACTACATCGTCAAGGCGGTGCAGGGGGTCCAACTCGACGAGGACGTCGTGCTAGTGGCGCACAGCTGGGGCGGTATTCCCACGTCGGGTGCTGCTCACTTGCTTGGCGGTCGGCTCAGCAAGGTGATCTACTACAACGGGCACGTGCCGCTGCCTGGCAAGTCCTTGAATGACGAAAACCCGCCTGATAAACGGGAATTCGCGCTGCGCTCGATCGATGAATCTCCGGTCGGCGCCATCCCGGCGTCACTGAAGTACGTCGAACAGGAGTTGATGCAAGGCGTCGCTCCAGAGCTGCAGCGACTGGTGGCCGACTTGCTCACGCTCCAACCCGGCGGCTACTTCACCGATTCCCTCGACATCAATGCGCGCGAACTCGGTATGCCCGTGGTCTATCTTGCCGGCGACAGCGATCGTGCGATGCCCCGCCCGCCCGCCGAAACCGCCGCTCGACTCGGGGTCAAACCCATCGTGGTCCCGGGTACCCACAACGGAATGCTCACGCATCCACAAGAAATCGCCCAGGCGATACTCGCGGCGTGAAGGCTGACCTCACCCGCCAGTTGCCGTGCGAAATCTGTCCCGATAGGCCTTTGGACTGATGCCGAGGCGGTTGAGGAATACCCGTCGTAACGTTTCGGGTGTGCCAAAACCGGTGAGGTGAGCGGTTTCTGTGACGCCACGGCCCGCATCCAGAGCTGCCCGCGCCATGTCGATGCGCACCATTTCGACATAGCGCGCTGGGGTGGTGCCCATTTCAGTTCGAAATAACCGGGTCAGCTGACGGGTGCTCAGTGACGCCCGGGCGGCCAGCTTTTTGACACTGTGGTCGGCGCCAGGGTCGGCGGAGACGGCGTCGGTGACCACCCGCAATGCCGACGTAGGCGGCGGGTCAGCCTCGACGAGGGTAGAGAATTGCGATTGGCCGCCAGCGCGTTTGAGATACACCACCAGCGACCGCGCCACATTTCGGACCAATTCGGCGCCGTAGTCGAGCTCGACCAACGCCAGCGCCAGATCGATGCCGGAGGAGACCCCCGCCGATGTGAACAAGTCACCGTCGCGAACGAATATTGCGTCTGGTTCGACGCCCACGTTAGGAAAGGCGCGGGCCAGCCGTCGGGTATGTCGCCAGTGTGTGGTGGCCCGCCGCCCATCGAGTAATCCCGCCTGGGCCAGGATGAACGAACCCGTGCACACCGATGCCAGCCGCCGGGTCCGGTCCGGCATCGTCTTGAGCGCTTCGACCAGCGCGGGATCGATCGGCCGACCGACGATTTGATCCCCCCCGGCGACCACCACGGTATCCGCGGCATCGATCGAAGCGATGCTGGCCGTCACGGCGAAAGGCGTTCCCAATGAGGTTATTACGTCACGCCCGTCGACTGAGGCGACTTGCAGCGAATAGTGCGCACCGAACCGGTTCGCTTCGATGAAGACCTCTGCCGGTCCCGCAGCGTCCAAGAGCTTCACGCCGTCGAAGACGACGATCACCACGATACGGGTTGCGTTCCCGTCGACCATTTACCCATTGTGTCGCTTCCAGGCCGTATCGGTAACCAGGGGACGTGTCGCATTTTGTGGGAAGAACGGCTTGAAGACCACCGGCTGAATCGCCGCGATCACCGCAGACTGAGGGCAGCTTCACAAAGTAATGAACCTTTGCTTTCTCGACGAAACCCCTTGCTTCAGCGCCGAACTGGTGTGTCCCCGGCGCAGCGGCCGCGAGGCGCGCGAGTCGAGCTTGAAGAGAAAGAAGAAGAGTGCTGCCCCCTGGTGTTGAGTCACGGTACGAGTTTGTGGTTTGCGGGGCCGGCTCGTCCGGCTCTGTGGTGGCGGGGCGGCTCACCGAAAACCCCGACGCCACGGTGCTTTTGCTGGAAGCGGGTGGTGAAGACGACGTGCCGGCCGTGCAGGACCCCGCGCAGTGGCCACTCAACTTGGGCAGCGAGCGCGACTGGGCATTCGTCTCAGAACCTACTGCCCATCTCAACGGCAGGTCGGTGTTTCTGTGCATGGGCAAGGTGCTCGGCGGAGGGTCGAGCATCAACGTGATGGCTTGGGCCCGAGGGCATCGTAGCGACTGGGATTATTTCGCCGCCCAGGCGGGCGACGATGCCTGGGGCTACCGGGCGGTGCTCGACATCTACCGGCGAATAGAAGACTGGCACGGGCCGTGCGATCCTGCTCGAGGTATCGGTGGGCCGATGTTCGTGACGCCCGCGCCCGACCCCCATCCGGTAGCCGAGGCTGTCGTTGCGGGCGCACGCTCTCTGGGAATCCCCAGCTATCACAGCAACAACGGCGCCATGATGGACGGCGACGGTGGGGCATCGATCGCCGATCTCATCCTCCGCGACAGTCGCCGTCAGTCAGTTTTTCGTTCGTATGTGTACCCGTACCTGCACCGGCCGAACCTGACGGTATGCACCGGTGCGACGGTGACGCGGTTGACAGGTGACGGAAACCGGATCGCGGCGGTGGAGTTCTGCCACGGCGGGGTCACACACAGTGTGACGGCGACCCGCGAAGTAGTCGTTTCGCTGGGAGCAATAAACACACCGAAAGTGCTCATGCAGTCGGGCATCGGTGATGCCGATCAGCTGCGGCACTTCGGGATTCCTGTTGTGGCACACCTTGCGGGCGTCGGCCGGAACTATCAGAGCCATTCGCGTGTCGATTGTGTATGGCAGTACCGCGAGCCCCTCGAACTGCACAACAACGGCGCCGAGGCGATGGTGTTGTGGAAGAGCGATCCCGACCTGCAAGCACCTGACCTGCAGATCTGCGTCACAGAACTTCCGCTGGCGAATTCCGCAATCGCCACCAGATACGACGTACCCGAACACGGATGGACCGCCTGCACCGGTGTGCTACGACCCAAGAGCCGCGGGCAGATTCGGCTAACCGGCTCCGATCCGAATGATCGCCTGGTGATCGAGGACAACATGCTCTCACACGAGGACGACGTCGCAGCTGCAATGGCCAGCGTCGAGCTGAGTCGCGAGATCGGTAATTCCGCACCGCTTCGGCCCTTCACCAAGTCCGAGGTCGTCCCGGGTGAGCTCAGCCGTACGGAGCTCGAGCGCTTCGTTCGTGATGCAGCCGAATGCTATTTCCACCAGAGCTGCACCGCCAAGATGGGAAGAGATGACATGTCAGTAGTCGACGGCCACCTCAAAGTCTATGGAGTGAAGGGACTTCGGATCGCTGACGCGTCGATCATGCCGCGCATCACCACCGGCAACACCATGGCTCCCTGCGTCGTGATCGGTGAGCGAGCCAGCGACGTACTCAAGGCAGAGCACGGACTATGACCAAAGGGACCAAGTCGGAAGGCCGCGAAACGGCAGTGGTCCTCGGCGCCAGCATCAGTGGTCTGCTGGCGGCTCGGGTACTCGCCGACCACTACGGTCGGGTGATCCTCGTCGAACGCGACGTACCGCCCGACCTGCCGGTGACTCGCCGCGGCGTGCCGCAGAGCGGGCTGCCCCACATCCTGGCGGCCCGCGGCATGCGGATCGTCGGCGAGCTTTTCCCGGGGCTATCCGACGAGCTGGTCGCCGGCGGCGCGCGAGTATGGAACGACGGTGACTTGTCCCGGCTTTGTGTGTGCTTCGCCGGACATCAGCTGCTGCGGTCGGGCACAATTCCCGACCCTGAATCGATTGTCATCCACTTCGCGCATCGACCATTCATCGAGTGGAACCTACGTCGCCGGGTGGACGCCATTCCACATGTGCAGACCCTCCCGGCGCACGACCTGGTACGGCTGACCTCGCCTTCCCGCGGGGACCGCGTGACCGGAGTGATTGTGGCGCTGCGTGACTCCGGCGCCCAGACGACCCTGATGGCCGATCTTGTCGTGGACGCGACTGGACGCGGTTCACGAACACCGCGGTTTCTCCACGAGCTCGGCTACGAACGCCCGCGGGAGGACGAACTGCCGGTGCACGTCGCCTATGCTGGCCTGCCCGTCTATGTGCCGCCCGGCACTCTGCGCGAAAACATCGCCTTCAGCGCGCCGAAACCCAGTTACCCGGTGGGCTACGCGATGTTCGCCGGTGAGAACGACATCTACAAGCTCGCCGTCCAAACAATCGCAGGACGACAGCCACCCACGGATCACGCCTCGCTACTTACCTGTCTAGCCGACATCGCGCCCCCGCATGTGTTGGCCGCCGCTCGCTGCGCCGAGCCGCTGGACGAGGTCGTCCAATACCGGTTCCCCTCCAACCGGTGGCGACGCTATGACAAATTGGGACGCATCCCCGACGGTTTGGTGGTGGTCGGCGACGCGCTGTGCAACTTCAATCCGCTGTACGGACACGGCATGTCGATGGCCGCCATCGAGGCGCTGGTCCTGCGTGACTGCCTGCAAGAGGGCCCTCCCAACCTGCCGCGCCGGTTTTACCGTCAGTCCGCCAAGGAAATTCGTATCGCCTGGCAAGCTGCGGTGGGTTCGGATCTGGCGTTGCCCCAGATACCGGGACGGCGTCCGATCTCCATCCGGGTGGCCAACGCCTACTTGGAACACGTCTTAGCCGCTGGCGAGTCCGATGCGGCAGTGGTTCAACAATTCTTGCGGCTGATCAACATGCTGGATCCGCCCTCGCGTTTGTTACATCCGCCGACGTTGCTTCGCGTGCTGAACAGATCGCGAAAGCGCATAGCAGCTGGAAGGACAACGAAGGTGAACCATGCTTAAGGTCGGTCTAATCGAGCAGCCACTACACACTCGTTACTCACCGACCGCGTTGGTGAGCGCCGGTTATCTCACCGCGCTAGCCACCCGGATGGATTCGTTCTGGTTGCCCGACCATCTCAACTCGGTATTTCCACAATCTGTGATGACGGAGAAGTACGTCGGGACGGCACGACTGGTACCCAATGCCGACGCGCACCACGAATCGTGGACTGTTTTGGGGCGGCTGGCCGGCCGTAACTTGGGACGGCTCCGACTTGGAATCGGTGTCACTGACACCGGCCGTCGCAATCCCGCTGCCACTGCTCAAGCGGCGGCCACCTTGCATCATCTCACCCGGGGACGCGCCATCCTCGGAATCGGAACAGGCGCACGCGACAGCAACGAACCCTACGGCGTGGACTGGGCGAAACCGGTGGGGCGTTTCGAGGAGGCTGTCGCCACCATCCGCGCGTTGTGGAACTCCGCCGGTGAACTCGTCTCCCGCGACTCACCGTTCTTCCCGTTGCGCAACGCCACCTTCGATCTGCCTCCGTACCGCGGACAATGGCCACCGCTATGGATCGCCGCCCACAGGCCACGGATGCTGCGGATCACCGGGCGCTATGCCGATGGGTGGTTTCCGGCCGCGATGTTTCTTCGTCCCGAGGACTATGCCGCCGGGCTGCAAACGATCCGTGCCGCCGCATCCAACGCCGGGCGTGACCCCATGTCCCTTACCGCCGCGGGTCTGTTCTTCGTGATGACCGGCAGCAGCCGCGACGAGGTCGATGAAGCCTTGGAGTCGCAGGTCATGAGGGCGTTCGCGCTGAACGCACCGGCGCAGATGTGGGCCCGTCATGGAGCGAGTCATCCTTTGGGTGACGACTCCACCGGTGCACAGGACATCATGCTGCGGACGCTCGACGAGCAGACCATCGTCTCCCATACGGCTCACGTGCCGCCCTCACTGCCCAAAGAGCTCCTACTGGCCGGCACACCCGACGACGTCATCGATCAACTCGCCGAATGGCGTGACCATGGTCTGCGATACCCGGTGATCGGAAACCTCAGCGCCGTGCAGCCAAGCCTGCGCCGCGGATTGGCCGCCAACCTTCCGATGGCCAAAATCCTTCGGCGACTGCGCAAACTGTGAAACCAAGACCTCGCCCGCAATGAAAGGAAGTGGGATGAAGCGAACCGACAACGACACTTGGGACCTGGCATCCAGTGTCGGCGCCACGGCCACCATGGTCGCAACGGCCAGGGCGGCGGCGAGCCGGCAACCAGATCCGATCATCAATGACCCGTACGCCGAACCCCTCGTGCTCGCAGCAGGCGTCGAACTTTTCACCTTGTTGGCCAAGGGGGACCTGGATTTCGCCGACATCGGGTCGGGTTGGATTCCTGACTACTTCGGTGTTCGCGGCTGGTTCTTCGACGGGTTCTTTCCCAGCGCACTGTCCGCCGGTATCCGGCAGGCCGTGATTGTGGGGTCCGGCCTGGACTCGCGTGCGTACCGGCTGCACTGGCCTGCGGATGCCATTGCCTACGAGATCGACCAACCCCAGGTGATCGAATTCAAGAAGAGGACGCTGGCCGGTGTCGGCGCCGCACCAGCTGTCCAGCTACGCACAGTGGGCGTCGATTTGCGGCACGATTGGCCAACTGCATTGCGAGAGGCCGGGTTTGATGCCAAGCAGCCCACCGCATGGCTGGTTGAGGGTCTGATGATCGGGTACCTGCCCGGCGATGCACAGAACCGCATGTTGGATCTCATCACCCAACTCAGCGCACCCGGCAGCCGGCTCAGCGCCGACCATCTGCCGCTGACCTCGAAATCCATCGGATCACTGATCTCGGAGACCGCAGAGAGCTGGCGGCAGCAGGGTTACGACGTCGACTTCGGGAATCTCACCTACTCCCACAAGCGCAACGACGCCGAGGCGCATCTACGGGCACTGGGTTGGCGCATCACCGCCTACCGCCTCGATGATCTGCTCGGTGCTGCCGGTGTTCCCGTGGGTGAGATGGATACCGGTCCTGATCACCAGGGAGCCATCCACTATCTGACCGCTACCCGAATCGACCGCAATGACGAAAGTGAGGACCCGCAATGACGACTTCAATCTCAACCAACCGTCGTAATGTCAACGAAGTCACGTGCTTTCATGCGCCCGCCAGCCTGTTCGAGAACCTGCAGAAGGTGCTGGTCGACCTCATCGAACTTCACCTGCAGGGCAAGCAGGCGCATTGGAACGTCATCGGGACGAACTTTCGGGACCTGCATCTGCAGCTTGACAGCCTCGTCGACACCGCACGGGAAGCCAGCGACACCGTCGCCGAACGCATGCGTGCCCTGAACGCGGTCCCGGACGGGCGATCTGACACGGTCGTTGCCGGCACCACCGTTCCCGCCGTGCCGTCGGGTCTGTTCAGCGTCACCGAGACGGTCGACATGATCACTCTCCGGATCTATGCCGTCGTTGACACGCTGCGCATGGTGCACGACGACGTCGACGACGTCGATCCCACGACCGCTGATGTGCTCCACGCGATCATTGACGCTTTGGAGAAGCAGGCCTGGCTGCTGAGGGCCGAGACCGAAACCACATGAACTCGCCTCGGCACCACCCGCGGACCGGTGTCGGATTCTGTGCGAAAGACGGCTGGAACGACACCCACGCAAGGAGGGCGTAGCGGCGAAAAATTGGGTTGACCGCAAGGAGAAATGATCATGGCCGTTAAGCCCATCGAAACCATCGCCGGCATCGTCATACCCGACACCGCCCTCGTGCGCGAGGCAACCGACTTCATTCGCAGCGCCGAAGACGACGTCCTTTTCCACCATTCCCGACGGGTCTTCCTGTTCGGCGCGCTGCATGGCCGCCGGCTCGGGATGCAACCAGACCCCGAACTGCTCTATGTGGGGGCGATGTTCCACGACCTGGGCCTCACCATGCGTTACCGCGCTTCGACGCAGCGCTTCGAGATGGACGGTGCGGACGCGGCGCGCGACTTCCTGCTCGAACACGGTATCGAGCAATCCGGCGCCGACAAGGTATGGCTTGGCATCGCCCTGCACACGACGCCCGAAGTCACCGGGCGACTCGACCCCGAAACTGCCTTGCTCGCAGCCGGTGTCAAGACCGACGTGGTCGGCGTCGGTCGCGAGGACCTAGACCCGGAAGCCATTGAGGCGGTGACTGCGGCACATCCGCGTCCTGACTTCAAAAACCGCATCTTGGCCGCCTTCAACGACGGCATGAAGCATCGTCCGGACACCACCTTCGGCACGATGAACGACGACGTGCTGGCGCACTTCGATCCCGGATTCAAGCGAGGCAACTTGGTCGACAGCATTCTCGGTAGCAGCTGGCCTGAATAGCAGAAAGGAGCAGAACAATGGAAATCCATGAAGCGCTGTACACCACCAGGATGATGCGGCGGTTGCGGTCCGATCCAATTCCGCTGGACACGCAGGCCCGCATTCTCGATGCGGCCGTCCGTGCCCCCAACGGGGGTAACACCCAGCGCTGGCACTTCCTTGCGGTTGACGATCGGGAACTCATCCGCGAGCTCGCCGCATTGTTCCGGCAGGCCCGCGCCATCGAATACGAGAAATTCAGTCCCGGGACGGGGCCGATGGCAGCGCCGGCGCCCGGTGCTGACCCGGCCGCGCACGCGGAAACGATGCGCCGAATCAAGGGCTCGGGGGATTATCTGGCTGACCATTTCGAAGAAGTCCCCCTACTGCTATTCGTGTACGCCATCGACGATCTCGGCGGTGCCAACATCTACCCGGCGATCTGGAGTGTGTTGCTCGCAGCGCGGGCTGAGGGCATCGGCGGGGTCATGACGATGGTGCTCCGCAACCTCGAGGACAGGGTGAACGAGATCCTCGGCGTGCCCGTTGAGGAGGGCTGGAAGATGTCTGCCATGCTCACCCTCGGATATCCGCTGGGCAGGTGGGGCGTCGCAGCCAATCGTCGTCCTGTGCATGAAGTTTCGTCCAGGAATCGCTGGAATTCGCCCTTCGGTGTGGAAGTGCCGCAACCGCTGTGGCCGCCGCACGACGACATGACAACCGGTCTGACTGCGGTTGGATGAGATGGCGGCGCGGAGCG from Mycobacterium kubicae includes these protein-coding regions:
- a CDS encoding LLM class flavin-dependent oxidoreductase; this encodes MLKVGLIEQPLHTRYSPTALVSAGYLTALATRMDSFWLPDHLNSVFPQSVMTEKYVGTARLVPNADAHHESWTVLGRLAGRNLGRLRLGIGVTDTGRRNPAATAQAAATLHHLTRGRAILGIGTGARDSNEPYGVDWAKPVGRFEEAVATIRALWNSAGELVSRDSPFFPLRNATFDLPPYRGQWPPLWIAAHRPRMLRITGRYADGWFPAAMFLRPEDYAAGLQTIRAAASNAGRDPMSLTAAGLFFVMTGSSRDEVDEALESQVMRAFALNAPAQMWARHGASHPLGDDSTGAQDIMLRTLDEQTIVSHTAHVPPSLPKELLLAGTPDDVIDQLAEWRDHGLRYPVIGNLSAVQPSLRRGLAANLPMAKILRRLRKL
- a CDS encoding alpha/beta fold hydrolase, with the protein product MTYVLVPGAWHAGWSWRPVAERLRGAGYRAITLTLPGMGDGEDPSGFKLQDAVDYIVKAVQGVQLDEDVVLVAHSWGGIPTSGAAHLLGGRLSKVIYYNGHVPLPGKSLNDENPPDKREFALRSIDESPVGAIPASLKYVEQELMQGVAPELQRLVADLLTLQPGGYFTDSLDINARELGMPVVYLAGDSDRAMPRPPAETAARLGVKPIVVPGTHNGMLTHPQEIAQAILAA
- a CDS encoding GlxA family transcriptional regulator, producing the protein MVDGNATRIVVIVVFDGVKLLDAAGPAEVFIEANRFGAHYSLQVASVDGRDVITSLGTPFAVTASIASIDAADTVVVAGGDQIVGRPIDPALVEALKTMPDRTRRLASVCTGSFILAQAGLLDGRRATTHWRHTRRLARAFPNVGVEPDAIFVRDGDLFTSAGVSSGIDLALALVELDYGAELVRNVARSLVVYLKRAGGQSQFSTLVEADPPPTSALRVVTDAVSADPGADHSVKKLAARASLSTRQLTRLFRTEMGTTPARYVEMVRIDMARAALDAGRGVTETAHLTGFGTPETLRRVFLNRLGISPKAYRDRFRTATGG
- a CDS encoding FAD-dependent oxidoreductase, whose protein sequence is MTKGTKSEGRETAVVLGASISGLLAARVLADHYGRVILVERDVPPDLPVTRRGVPQSGLPHILAARGMRIVGELFPGLSDELVAGGARVWNDGDLSRLCVCFAGHQLLRSGTIPDPESIVIHFAHRPFIEWNLRRRVDAIPHVQTLPAHDLVRLTSPSRGDRVTGVIVALRDSGAQTTLMADLVVDATGRGSRTPRFLHELGYERPREDELPVHVAYAGLPVYVPPGTLRENIAFSAPKPSYPVGYAMFAGENDIYKLAVQTIAGRQPPTDHASLLTCLADIAPPHVLAAARCAEPLDEVVQYRFPSNRWRRYDKLGRIPDGLVVVGDALCNFNPLYGHGMSMAAIEALVLRDCLQEGPPNLPRRFYRQSAKEIRIAWQAAVGSDLALPQIPGRRPISIRVANAYLEHVLAAGESDAAVVQQFLRLINMLDPPSRLLHPPTLLRVLNRSRKRIAAGRTTKVNHA
- a CDS encoding HD domain-containing protein; translation: MAVKPIETIAGIVIPDTALVREATDFIRSAEDDVLFHHSRRVFLFGALHGRRLGMQPDPELLYVGAMFHDLGLTMRYRASTQRFEMDGADAARDFLLEHGIEQSGADKVWLGIALHTTPEVTGRLDPETALLAAGVKTDVVGVGREDLDPEAIEAVTAAHPRPDFKNRILAAFNDGMKHRPDTTFGTMNDDVLAHFDPGFKRGNLVDSILGSSWPE
- a CDS encoding nitroreductase family protein, with translation MEIHEALYTTRMMRRLRSDPIPLDTQARILDAAVRAPNGGNTQRWHFLAVDDRELIRELAALFRQARAIEYEKFSPGTGPMAAPAPGADPAAHAETMRRIKGSGDYLADHFEEVPLLLFVYAIDDLGGANIYPAIWSVLLAARAEGIGGVMTMVLRNLEDRVNEILGVPVEEGWKMSAMLTLGYPLGRWGVAANRRPVHEVSSRNRWNSPFGVEVPQPLWPPHDDMTTGLTAVG
- a CDS encoding SAM-dependent methyltransferase, which gives rise to MKRTDNDTWDLASSVGATATMVATARAAASRQPDPIINDPYAEPLVLAAGVELFTLLAKGDLDFADIGSGWIPDYFGVRGWFFDGFFPSALSAGIRQAVIVGSGLDSRAYRLHWPADAIAYEIDQPQVIEFKKRTLAGVGAAPAVQLRTVGVDLRHDWPTALREAGFDAKQPTAWLVEGLMIGYLPGDAQNRMLDLITQLSAPGSRLSADHLPLTSKSIGSLISETAESWRQQGYDVDFGNLTYSHKRNDAEAHLRALGWRITAYRLDDLLGAAGVPVGEMDTGPDHQGAIHYLTATRIDRNDESEDPQ
- a CDS encoding GMC family oxidoreductase, whose product is MVAGRLTENPDATVLLLEAGGEDDVPAVQDPAQWPLNLGSERDWAFVSEPTAHLNGRSVFLCMGKVLGGGSSINVMAWARGHRSDWDYFAAQAGDDAWGYRAVLDIYRRIEDWHGPCDPARGIGGPMFVTPAPDPHPVAEAVVAGARSLGIPSYHSNNGAMMDGDGGASIADLILRDSRRQSVFRSYVYPYLHRPNLTVCTGATVTRLTGDGNRIAAVEFCHGGVTHSVTATREVVVSLGAINTPKVLMQSGIGDADQLRHFGIPVVAHLAGVGRNYQSHSRVDCVWQYREPLELHNNGAEAMVLWKSDPDLQAPDLQICVTELPLANSAIATRYDVPEHGWTACTGVLRPKSRGQIRLTGSDPNDRLVIEDNMLSHEDDVAAAMASVELSREIGNSAPLRPFTKSEVVPGELSRTELERFVRDAAECYFHQSCTAKMGRDDMSVVDGHLKVYGVKGLRIADASIMPRITTGNTMAPCVVIGERASDVLKAEHGL
- a CDS encoding Dps family protein — its product is MTTSISTNRRNVNEVTCFHAPASLFENLQKVLVDLIELHLQGKQAHWNVIGTNFRDLHLQLDSLVDTAREASDTVAERMRALNAVPDGRSDTVVAGTTVPAVPSGLFSVTETVDMITLRIYAVVDTLRMVHDDVDDVDPTTADVLHAIIDALEKQAWLLRAETETT